One Staphylococcus ratti DNA segment encodes these proteins:
- a CDS encoding DEAD/DEAH box helicase: MPKHPFGHFNFDPSLISAIDELNFQQPTDVQQRVIPKLLKRVNLIGQSQTGTGKSHSFLLPIFQLIDASIVEPQAIVLAPTRELATQLYHAALQLASHKEGIKVSLFIGGTDFEKDKQKTTQQPQLVIGTPTRINDLAKSGALHVHLAKQLIIDEADLMIDLGLIQEVDQVAARLDKEAKTAVFSATIPKSLHPFLNKYLENPEFVEVKTEQKNKKNITFYLIPTRGTEKLEKTIELIDTINPYLGIIFCNSRDNANTLAENLNHKGIQVGMIHGGLSPRERKQQMKRIRNLDFQYVIASDLASRGIDIEGVSHVINYDVPLDIDFFTHRVGRTGRGNYKGIAITLYQPDEEYLIQQIEQKGYHFENVDIKNGELKPIKAHNTRRLRQKQDDHITQQVKNKVKRNNKKKVKPGYKKKFKQEVENLKRQEKRQHSRRKKRLDRKNKK; the protein is encoded by the coding sequence TTTAATAGGGCAATCTCAAACAGGGACAGGGAAATCACATTCATTTTTACTTCCAATTTTTCAATTAATCGATGCATCGATAGTAGAGCCGCAAGCCATTGTTCTTGCGCCTACTAGGGAATTAGCGACACAATTGTATCACGCTGCGTTACAACTGGCTTCACATAAAGAAGGGATAAAAGTAAGCTTATTTATTGGGGGGACAGATTTTGAAAAAGACAAACAAAAAACAACCCAACAACCGCAACTTGTTATTGGTACGCCTACACGTATCAATGATTTAGCAAAATCTGGCGCTTTACATGTACATCTTGCTAAGCAACTTATTATAGATGAAGCAGATTTAATGATTGATTTAGGCTTAATACAAGAAGTGGACCAAGTTGCTGCACGATTAGATAAAGAAGCTAAAACAGCGGTATTTAGTGCTACCATTCCTAAATCATTGCATCCATTTTTAAATAAATATTTAGAAAATCCTGAATTTGTAGAAGTTAAAACTGAACAAAAAAACAAGAAAAATATTACATTCTATTTAATACCTACAAGAGGTACAGAAAAGTTAGAAAAAACTATCGAACTGATCGATACAATCAATCCTTATTTGGGTATTATATTCTGTAATAGTCGCGACAACGCAAATACGTTAGCTGAAAACTTGAATCATAAAGGGATTCAAGTCGGAATGATTCATGGAGGCTTATCACCTCGTGAACGCAAACAGCAAATGAAGCGCATCCGAAATTTAGATTTTCAATATGTCATTGCGAGTGATTTAGCTTCTCGAGGTATTGATATCGAAGGTGTAAGTCACGTAATCAATTATGATGTACCGTTAGACATTGATTTCTTTACGCACCGTGTGGGTCGTACTGGTAGAGGTAACTATAAAGGGATTGCCATCACGCTCTATCAACCTGATGAAGAATATCTGATTCAACAAATCGAACAAAAAGGTTATCATTTTGAAAATGTAGATATTAAAAATGGTGAGTTAAAGCCTATTAAAGCACATAATACACGTCGTTTAAGACAAAAACAAGATGATCATATTACGCAACAAGTTAAAAATAAAGTTAAACGTAATAATAAGAAAAAAGTAAAACCGGGTTACAAAAAGAAATTTAAGCAAGAGGTAGAAAATTTAAAACGACAAGAAAAACGACAACATAGTAGACGTAAAAAGCGTCTTGATCGGAAAAATAAAAAATAA
- a CDS encoding deoxyribonuclease IV, which translates to MLIGSHVSMSGKKMLQASAEEAHQYGASTFMIYTGAPQNTRRKAIEDLNIEAGQATMKEYGLSNIVVHAPYIINIANTNKPEVFELGVNFLQNEIERTEAIGAKDIVLHPGSHVGAGADVGIKRIIEGLNEVLTNQNDVRIALETMAGKGSEIGRTFEEIAQIIDGVTHNERLSVCLDTCHIHDAGYDVVNDFDGVLNEFDKIIGVDRIKVVHVNDSKNPREAHKDRHENIGFGHIGFDALNYIVHHKQFENIPKILETPYVGEDKKNKKPPYKYEIEAFKQSQFDPEMKNKILTQA; encoded by the coding sequence ATGTTAATTGGTTCTCACGTTTCAATGAGCGGTAAAAAAATGTTGCAAGCATCTGCTGAAGAAGCACACCAATATGGTGCATCAACTTTTATGATATATACTGGTGCACCTCAAAATACACGCCGTAAAGCGATTGAAGATTTAAATATCGAGGCTGGACAAGCAACAATGAAAGAATATGGACTTTCAAATATTGTAGTACATGCGCCCTATATTATTAATATTGCGAATACAAACAAACCCGAAGTATTTGAATTAGGTGTTAATTTTTTACAAAATGAAATAGAACGAACAGAGGCTATAGGCGCTAAAGATATCGTACTACACCCAGGAAGTCATGTAGGTGCTGGTGCTGATGTGGGTATTAAACGTATTATTGAAGGCTTAAATGAAGTACTTACAAATCAAAATGATGTACGCATCGCACTTGAAACAATGGCAGGTAAAGGTTCTGAGATTGGACGTACGTTTGAAGAGATTGCTCAAATCATTGATGGTGTTACACATAACGAACGTTTATCCGTATGTTTAGATACTTGTCATATACACGATGCCGGCTATGATGTTGTTAATGACTTTGATGGTGTACTTAACGAATTCGACAAAATTATCGGTGTGGATCGTATTAAAGTAGTTCATGTTAATGACAGTAAAAATCCTAGAGAAGCACACAAAGACCGACATGAAAATATCGGCTTTGGTCATATTGGTTTTGACGCATTAAACTATATCGTACATCATAAGCAATTCGAAAATATTCCTAAAATTTTAGAAACTCCTTATGTAGGGGAAGACAAAAAGAATAAGAAACCCCCATACAAATATGAGATCGAAGCTTTTAAACAAAGTCAGTTCGATCCAGAAATGAAAAATAAAATACTAACGCAAGCATAA
- a CDS encoding metal ABC transporter ATP-binding protein, which produces MNQPIFELKNIDFHYEHKKVLEHINIKINKGEFLAIVGPNGAGKSTLLKLILGLLPIQSGEIFIDGATYHKKLTTDKISYVSQKASSVTAGFPATVKEVILSGLTRKKRLFKWFNKTDTMKVDHVLERLNIKDLKYKNVSELSGGQQQRVLIARALVSDPSVLILDEPTNGIDAKHVGEFYETLENLKREGVTIILVTHDIGVVADTATEVACLNKHLHFHGSAHEFKSLDEVQISKIYGHPIKFVDHQHDRACCK; this is translated from the coding sequence ATGAACCAACCTATATTTGAACTCAAAAACATTGATTTTCATTATGAACATAAAAAAGTGTTAGAGCATATTAATATCAAAATCAATAAAGGTGAATTTTTAGCAATTGTTGGACCGAACGGAGCAGGTAAATCAACATTATTAAAACTAATATTAGGCTTACTGCCTATTCAAAGTGGAGAAATATTTATTGACGGTGCGACATATCATAAAAAATTAACAACAGATAAAATAAGTTATGTTTCTCAAAAGGCTTCCTCAGTCACAGCTGGCTTTCCAGCTACGGTTAAGGAAGTTATTTTAAGTGGATTAACTCGAAAAAAGCGCTTATTTAAATGGTTCAATAAAACCGACACTATGAAAGTGGATCATGTATTAGAACGTCTTAATATCAAAGACTTAAAATACAAAAATGTTTCAGAATTATCAGGAGGACAACAGCAACGTGTATTAATCGCACGGGCCCTTGTTTCTGATCCGTCTGTACTTATTTTAGATGAACCTACGAATGGTATCGACGCTAAACATGTCGGTGAATTTTATGAGACGTTAGAAAACTTAAAGAGAGAAGGGGTGACCATTATTCTTGTGACACATGATATTGGTGTTGTTGCAGACACAGCAACTGAAGTAGCTTGTCTCAATAAACACTTACATTTCCACGGCAGTGCACATGAATTTAAATCTTTAGATGAAGTCCAAATCTCTAAAATTTATGGTCATCCAATCAAATTCGTTGATCATCAACATGATAGGGCGTGTTGTAAATGA
- a CDS encoding metal ABC transporter permease, translated as MIDAILNFEFIRYSFISGLLIGLIAPLIGTFIVVRRLSLIADALSHVTLSGISFGMFIMSASTAFAFVSPIWTGILFSVVGALLIEKLRTSYTNYQEIAIPILMSSGIGLSAIFISLADGFNQELVGLLFGSISAVSYNDLITITIIAVLVVTFILLFYKELFILSLDAEYSQVIGIPKWISFLFIVIVALVISASMRVIGVLLVSALITLPVAIAMRWTKGFKQFIIISILIGEFSVVSGLITAFYLDISPGGVIVVILIMLLSLTFIMQKVTKGKGKGVDLNENARSHTHVER; from the coding sequence ATGATAGATGCAATTTTAAATTTTGAATTTATTAGATATAGCTTTATTAGCGGACTGTTAATAGGCTTAATTGCGCCACTAATCGGTACATTCATTGTGGTTAGGCGACTTTCTCTGATTGCTGATGCCTTAAGTCATGTCACTTTGAGCGGTATTTCTTTCGGCATGTTTATCATGAGTGCATCGACTGCATTTGCATTTGTAAGTCCTATTTGGACAGGGATATTATTTTCAGTTGTTGGTGCATTACTTATTGAAAAATTAAGAACGTCTTATACAAATTATCAAGAAATTGCAATCCCTATATTAATGAGTTCTGGCATAGGGTTAAGCGCTATTTTTATTTCTTTAGCTGACGGATTTAACCAAGAACTAGTTGGCCTTTTATTCGGTTCAATTAGTGCGGTATCGTATAATGATTTAATCACCATTACCATTATTGCTGTTCTTGTAGTCACTTTTATTCTTTTATTTTATAAAGAATTGTTTATTCTTTCGCTTGATGCAGAGTATAGCCAAGTCATCGGTATTCCAAAATGGATTTCATTTTTATTTATCGTTATCGTTGCATTAGTGATTTCAGCTTCAATGCGTGTCATAGGGGTATTACTTGTGAGCGCATTAATCACATTACCAGTCGCTATTGCAATGCGTTGGACAAAAGGGTTTAAACAATTTATAATCATTAGTATTTTAATAGGTGAATTTTCTGTCGTTTCTGGATTAATCACTGCCTTTTACCTTGATATATCACCAGGCGGTGTCATTGTAGTTATTTTAATCATGCTACTCAGCTTAACTTTTATAATGCAAAAAGTAACCAAAGGAAAGGGAAAAGGAGTGGATTTGAATGAAAACGCAAGAAGCCATACGCATGTTGAAAGATAA
- a CDS encoding Fur family transcriptional regulator, which translates to MKTQEAIRMLKDNGHKYTDKRKDIINIFIQEDKYINAKYVQQVMNKDYPGISFDTIYRNLHLFKTLGIIESTEMDGEMKFRIACTSHHHHHFICTSCGDTKVINYCPMTEIKKALPEVDIAMHKLEVYGVCENCKS; encoded by the coding sequence ATGAAAACGCAAGAAGCCATACGCATGTTGAAAGATAATGGACATAAATATACGGATAAACGTAAAGACATTATCAATATTTTCATTCAAGAAGATAAATATATTAATGCCAAATATGTGCAACAAGTGATGAATAAAGACTATCCTGGTATTTCATTTGATACCATTTATAGAAATCTTCATCTCTTCAAAACACTCGGTATTATTGAAAGTACAGAAATGGATGGGGAAATGAAATTTCGAATTGCTTGTACTTCACATCATCATCATCATTTTATTTGTACTTCGTGCGGTGATACAAAAGTCATTAATTATTGTCCGATGACTGAAATAAAAAAAGCTTTACCTGAAGTAGACATCGCAATGCATAAACTAGAAGTGTATGGTGTATGTGAAAATTGTAAATCTTAA
- a CDS encoding IS3 family transposase (programmed frameshift) — protein MKRVAYSVETKYKVVEMKVAGFTTKEIMNALNIRNKTQVDTWWRWYRNGESYRFSQHVGKQYTYGKGPKELSEVEQLKLENKRKDVELEIFKKVQGIGKEVVPTVIIDLVDQLKDKYSIKLILEVLNISKSTFYRWKNKPLKKDTVTQKIIELCEANHYTYGYRKITALVNQCYTSPINHKRVQRIMQKYHLNCRVRPKKTTRLGKPYYKTDNLLQRQFKASCPMEVLTTDITYLPFGHSMLYLSSIMDIYNGEIVAYKIGDKQDQSLVNDTLNQIQIPEGCILHSDQGSVYTSYSYYQLCEEKGIIRSMSRKGTPADNAPIESFHSSLKSETFYLNKKLNSSNHIIIDIVEKYIKNYNNNRIQQKLGYLSPVKYRELAA, from the exons ATGAAAAGAGTGGCTTATTCAGTAGAAACAAAATATAAAGTAGTTGAAATGAAAGTAGCTGGGTTTACGACAAAAGAAATTATGAACGCATTAAATATTAGAAATAAAACACAAGTGGATACTTGGTGGCGATGGTATCGAAATGGTGAAAGTTATAGATTCTCACAACACGTAGGTAAACAATATACTTATGGTAAAGGGCCAAAAGAACTTTCAGAAGTAGAACAATTGAAATTAGAGAATAAGAGAAAAGATGTTGAATTGGAAATTT TTAAAAAAGTACAAGGCATTGGAAAGGAAGTGGTACCAACAGTAATCATAGATTTAGTGGATCAATTAAAGGATAAATATTCAATCAAACTGATACTAGAAGTATTGAACATATCTAAATCAACATTTTACCGGTGGAAAAATAAGCCCCTTAAAAAGGATACCGTAACACAAAAAATTATTGAATTATGTGAAGCTAATCACTATACCTATGGTTATCGTAAGATAACGGCATTGGTTAATCAATGTTATACATCACCAATTAATCACAAAAGAGTACAGAGAATTATGCAGAAGTATCACTTGAACTGCCGAGTTAGACCTAAAAAGACGACAAGATTAGGTAAGCCTTATTATAAAACAGATAATTTATTACAAAGACAATTTAAAGCGAGTTGTCCCATGGAAGTATTAACAACGGATATTACTTATTTACCATTTGGTCATTCTATGTTGTATTTATCTTCGATAATGGATATTTATAATGGAGAAATTGTGGCGTATAAAATAGGTGATAAACAAGACCAAAGTTTAGTTAATGATACATTAAATCAAATTCAGATACCTGAGGGTTGCATACTGCATAGTGACCAAGGCAGTGTTTATACATCCTATTCTTATTATCAATTATGTGAAGAAAAAGGCATTATCAGAAGTATGTCCCGAAAGGGAACACCTGCCGATAATGCCCCGATAGAAAGTTTCCATTCCTCGCTAAAGTCTGAAACTTTCTACCTCAATAAAAAGCTTAATAGCTCTAACCACATTATAATAGATATTGTCGAAAAGTACATTAAAAACTATAATAATAATCGAATTCAACAAAAACTAGGCTACTTATCCCCTGTAAAATACAGAGAATTAGCAGCCTAG
- the ispG gene encoding flavodoxin-dependent (E)-4-hydroxy-3-methylbut-2-enyl-diphosphate synthase: MSEITHRKNTRPVKVGNLTIGGSDEVVIQSMTTTKTHDVEATVAEIKRLEEAGCQIVRVACPNEEDAHAIRDIKAQINIPLVVDIHFNYKLALIAIENGADKIRINPGNIGRREKVEAVVEACKAKGIPIRIGVNAGSLEKHILKKYGYPTADGMVESALHHIKILEDLDFHDIIVSMKASDVNLAIEAYTKAAKAFNYPLHLGITESGTLFNGTVKSSAGLGAILALGIGNTCRISLSADPVEEVKVAKSLLKAFGLASNAATLIACPTCGRIEIDLISIANEVEDYIEKLKVPLKVAVLGCAVNGPGEAREADIGIAGARGEGLLFMKGKTVRKVPEESMVDELKMEIDKLAAEWEKKKEEETATSS, translated from the coding sequence ATGTCTGAAATTACACATCGTAAAAATACGCGACCTGTAAAAGTGGGCAATTTGACTATTGGTGGTTCAGATGAAGTTGTGATTCAAAGTATGACAACAACAAAGACACACGATGTTGAAGCAACAGTGGCTGAAATCAAAAGATTAGAAGAAGCTGGTTGTCAGATTGTACGTGTCGCATGTCCGAATGAAGAAGATGCACATGCTATTAGAGATATTAAAGCACAAATTAATATCCCTTTAGTCGTTGACATTCACTTTAATTATAAATTGGCGTTAATTGCTATCGAAAATGGTGCCGATAAAATCCGTATTAATCCGGGTAATATAGGTCGTCGTGAGAAAGTAGAGGCTGTTGTAGAAGCCTGTAAAGCCAAAGGTATTCCGATACGAATAGGTGTTAATGCAGGTTCACTAGAAAAACATATTTTGAAAAAGTATGGTTATCCAACTGCTGATGGCATGGTAGAAAGTGCATTACATCATATTAAAATTCTTGAAGATTTAGATTTTCACGATATCATCGTATCTATGAAAGCAAGTGATGTTAATTTAGCTATTGAAGCCTACACGAAAGCAGCTAAAGCATTTAACTACCCGCTACATTTAGGTATTACAGAAAGTGGTACTTTATTTAATGGAACGGTGAAGTCTTCTGCAGGACTTGGAGCTATTTTGGCGCTAGGAATAGGTAATACATGTCGAATTTCATTATCAGCAGATCCAGTGGAAGAAGTAAAAGTGGCTAAATCGCTTTTAAAAGCATTTGGATTAGCAAGTAATGCTGCGACACTTATTGCCTGTCCAACTTGTGGGCGTATTGAAATCGATTTAATTTCAATTGCTAATGAAGTTGAAGATTATATTGAAAAATTAAAAGTACCTCTTAAAGTGGCAGTACTTGGTTGTGCTGTTAATGGACCAGGTGAAGCACGCGAAGCTGATATAGGTATTGCTGGTGCACGTGGTGAAGGTTTGTTATTTATGAAAGGTAAAACGGTTCGAAAAGTACCTGAGGAATCAATGGTAGACGAATTGAAAATGGAAATTGACAAACTTGCTGCTGAATGGGAAAAGAAAAAAGAAGAAGAAACTGCTACATCATCATAA
- a CDS encoding superoxide dismutase: MAFELPKLPYAYDALEPHIDARTMEIHHSKHHNTYVTKLNDAVKDTDLENQPIEEIIANLNSVPEDKQTAVRNNGGGHLNHVLFWQSLSPNSEEKGEVVEKIKEQWGSLDAFKKEFADKAAARFGSGWAWLVMNNGQLEIVTTPNQDNPLTEGKTPLLALDVWEHAYYLKYQNKRPDYISTFWNVVNWEKVNELYNAAK; this comes from the coding sequence ATGGCTTTTGAATTACCAAAACTACCTTATGCATACGATGCGTTAGAACCACATATTGATGCAAGAACAATGGAAATTCACCATAGCAAGCATCATAACACTTACGTAACAAAGCTAAATGATGCTGTTAAAGATACTGATTTAGAAAATCAACCAATTGAAGAAATTATCGCAAACTTAAATAGTGTGCCTGAAGATAAACAAACTGCTGTACGTAACAACGGTGGCGGTCATTTAAATCACGTATTATTCTGGCAATCACTTTCACCTAACTCTGAAGAAAAAGGTGAAGTTGTTGAAAAAATTAAAGAACAATGGGGTTCTTTAGATGCTTTCAAAAAAGAATTTGCAGATAAAGCAGCAGCGCGTTTTGGATCAGGTTGGGCTTGGCTTGTTATGAATAATGGTCAATTAGAAATCGTTACAACACCTAACCAAGATAATCCACTTACAGAAGGGAAAACGCCTCTTTTAGCTTTAGATGTTTGGGAACATGCATATTACCTAAAATATCAAAACAAACGTCCAGACTATATTAGTACATTCTGGAATGTCGTGAACTGGGAAAAAGTTAACGAATTATACAATGCAGCAAAATAA
- a CDS encoding peptidoglycan D,D-transpeptidase FtsI family protein — translation MLKRLKEKTNDEKMRQTMNHRINFIFIVIILAFVLIVLRLGYLQIAQGAHFNQMIRESENVTVNESAPRGRILDRNGNVIVDNASQKAITYTRGKNTSQKEIMATAEKLSNIINMKTDAITERDKKDYWIQKNPEKVKSLMKKEQSMIESGDISQEQFDQTLRNKITEKDIRQLSKKDLQILAVYREMSQGTTLSPRTIKKEGVTDEEYASVSQQLSDMPGINTSMDWERKYPYGNTLRGVLGQVSTSEEGLPKELTDDYLSKGYSRNDRVGKSYIERQYENVLRGEKKEIQYTTDKSGEVIDSKVINEGARGDDLVLTIDIKLQQKAESYLEKQISKLRSEGAKDMDSAMMVVQDPKNGDILAMVGKKIDKSGELTDFDIGNFTTQYAVGSSVKGGTLLAGYQNNAIKVGQEMIDEPLHFQDGGTKRSYFNKNSQVRINDSEALMHSSNVYMFKTALKIAGLDYTNNMPLPNDVSVPGQKLRKGLNQVGLGVKTGVDLPNEVTGQIEPLKDNPGNYLDLAIGQYDTYSPLQLSQYVSTIANDGVRIQPHIGKEIRHATRDDELGPVKKTIQGRVLNHVNNSQEEIKQVQKGFDMVFNKEKGTGYASFSKTKVRSAGKTGTAEVFQDGEPRVNSTYVGYAPADDPKLSFSIVYTNQPVPEPWLNGGDLGRDVINYFFS, via the coding sequence TTGCTAAAACGATTAAAAGAAAAAACAAATGACGAAAAAATGCGTCAAACGATGAATCACCGTATCAATTTCATATTTATTGTTATCATTCTCGCATTTGTATTGATAGTTTTGAGATTGGGCTATTTGCAAATCGCACAAGGCGCACATTTTAATCAAATGATACGTGAAAGCGAGAATGTTACCGTTAATGAATCTGCACCGAGGGGACGAATTCTCGATAGAAACGGAAATGTCATTGTTGATAATGCTTCACAAAAAGCGATTACATACACACGTGGTAAAAATACAAGTCAAAAAGAAATAATGGCGACTGCAGAAAAACTTTCAAATATCATTAATATGAAAACGGACGCGATTACAGAACGTGATAAAAAAGATTATTGGATTCAAAAAAATCCTGAAAAAGTTAAATCGTTAATGAAAAAAGAACAATCGATGATTGAAAGTGGCGATATTTCTCAAGAACAATTTGATCAAACTTTAAGAAACAAAATTACTGAAAAAGATATCCGCCAACTTTCAAAAAAAGACTTACAAATTTTAGCAGTTTATCGTGAGATGTCACAAGGGACAACTTTGAGCCCTAGAACCATCAAAAAAGAAGGCGTCACTGATGAGGAGTACGCTTCAGTTTCACAACAACTCTCTGATATGCCGGGAATCAATACAAGTATGGACTGGGAGCGTAAATATCCTTATGGCAACACTTTAAGAGGGGTATTAGGTCAAGTTTCTACCTCCGAAGAAGGTTTACCTAAAGAGTTGACCGACGATTACTTGTCAAAAGGTTATTCTCGAAATGACCGTGTTGGTAAATCTTACATTGAACGTCAATATGAAAATGTTTTACGTGGTGAAAAGAAAGAAATTCAATATACAACAGATAAGTCTGGCGAAGTCATTGATTCAAAAGTGATTAACGAAGGCGCACGTGGCGATGATTTAGTATTAACAATAGATATTAAATTACAACAAAAAGCCGAATCTTATTTAGAAAAACAAATCTCAAAATTACGCTCAGAAGGCGCAAAAGATATGGACAGTGCTATGATGGTTGTTCAAGACCCTAAAAACGGAGATATTCTTGCTATGGTCGGTAAAAAGATTGATAAAAGCGGGGAGCTTACTGATTTTGACATAGGTAACTTTACAACACAATATGCAGTAGGTTCTTCCGTAAAAGGTGGTACTTTATTAGCTGGCTATCAAAATAATGCTATAAAAGTAGGGCAAGAGATGATAGATGAGCCCCTTCACTTCCAAGATGGCGGAACAAAACGGTCTTATTTCAATAAAAATAGCCAAGTTCGCATTAACGATAGTGAAGCACTAATGCATTCTTCAAACGTTTATATGTTCAAAACAGCATTAAAGATAGCAGGTCTTGATTATACTAATAATATGCCTCTGCCAAATGATGTAAGTGTTCCTGGCCAAAAACTTCGAAAAGGACTGAACCAAGTTGGTCTAGGAGTGAAAACAGGTGTTGACTTACCAAATGAAGTAACAGGTCAAATTGAGCCTTTAAAAGACAATCCTGGAAATTATTTAGATTTAGCTATTGGTCAATATGATACTTACTCTCCATTGCAACTTTCCCAATATGTTTCAACGATAGCAAACGATGGGGTTCGCATTCAGCCACATATAGGAAAAGAAATTCGTCATGCGACACGTGATGATGAATTAGGCCCTGTTAAAAAAACCATACAAGGTCGTGTACTAAATCATGTAAATAACTCGCAAGAAGAAATCAAACAAGTTCAAAAAGGATTCGATATGGTATTTAATAAGGAAAAAGGAACAGGATATGCAAGCTTTAGCAAAACGAAAGTACGTTCTGCTGGAAAAACCGGAACTGCAGAAGTGTTTCAAGATGGGGAACCAAGAGTTAACTCCACATATGTCGGTTATGCGCCTGCCGATGACCCTAAATTATCTTTTTCTATAGTCTATACTAATCAACCTGTCCCTGAGCCATGGTTAAACGGTGGGGATTTGGGACGCGATGTCATTAACTACTTTTTTAGTTAA
- a CDS encoding PstS family phosphate ABC transporter substrate-binding protein, which yields MKKWQVLGTTIVSASLLLGACGGAGQQSGDKSGDQKSENSNVEGTVKGNGSSTVAPIIEKLNEEFSKNHDKATVENVTSGTGDGFKQFIAGKTDFSNASRPIKDEEKQQLDSKNIKYTEFEIAKDGLTVAVNKDNDFVDELSLDELKKIYSGEAKNWSDVNPKFPKEPIKAFSPDQSHGTYDFFSEEVMDKADIKAEKNQNTDVIVKSVQDNKDGIGFFAYNFYKENQDNLKAVKIKGEDGKAIEPDQKTIQDGSYALSRPLFIYANNEKLKDNKAFAEFMKFTLEDQGKAAEAEGVDYVALPEKDYKDQLSELEKLTGKNEK from the coding sequence ATGAAGAAATGGCAAGTACTAGGTACTACAATTGTGAGTGCATCATTATTATTAGGTGCGTGTGGCGGCGCTGGTCAACAAAGCGGAGATAAAAGCGGCGACCAAAAAAGTGAAAATTCAAATGTTGAAGGAACTGTAAAAGGGAATGGTTCATCGACAGTTGCACCTATTATTGAAAAATTAAACGAAGAATTTTCTAAAAACCATGACAAAGCAACAGTAGAAAACGTAACTTCTGGTACAGGTGATGGTTTCAAACAATTCATCGCAGGCAAAACAGACTTTTCTAATGCATCTCGTCCAATTAAAGACGAAGAAAAGCAACAGCTTGACAGTAAAAATATCAAATATACTGAATTTGAAATTGCCAAAGATGGCTTAACAGTTGCTGTTAATAAAGACAACGATTTTGTTGATGAACTTTCATTAGATGAATTAAAGAAAATTTATTCTGGCGAAGCTAAAAATTGGTCTGATGTAAATCCAAAATTCCCTAAAGAACCAATTAAAGCTTTTTCACCTGACCAATCTCACGGTACTTACGATTTCTTCAGTGAGGAAGTTATGGATAAAGCTGATATTAAAGCTGAGAAAAACCAAAATACTGACGTTATCGTAAAATCTGTACAAGATAACAAAGATGGTATTGGATTCTTCGCTTATAATTTCTACAAAGAAAACCAAGATAACTTAAAAGCAGTAAAAATTAAGGGAGAAGATGGTAAAGCTATCGAACCAGATCAAAAAACAATTCAAGATGGTTCTTATGCATTAAGTCGTCCTCTATTCATCTATGCTAACAATGAAAAACTTAAAGACAATAAAGCTTTCGCTGAATTCATGAAATTCACTTTAGAAGATCAAGGAAAAGCAGCTGAAGCTGAAGGTGTAGATTATGTAGCATTACCAGAAAAAGATTACAAAGATCAACTTTCTGAACTTGAAAAATTAACTGGTAAAAACGAAAAGTAA